The Equus asinus isolate D_3611 breed Donkey chromosome 22, EquAss-T2T_v2, whole genome shotgun sequence genome has a segment encoding these proteins:
- the CD9 gene encoding CD9 antigen: MPVKGGTKCIKYLLFGFNFVFWLAGIAVLAIGLWLRFDSQTKSIFEQENNNSSFYTGVYILIGAGALIMVVGFLGCCGAVQESQCMLGLFFCFLLVIFAIEIAAAIWGYSHKDEVIKDIQEFYKDTYNKLKTKDEPQRETLKAIHYALDCCGIVGGVEQFISDICPQKDVLSSFTTKPCPEAIKEVFDNKFHIIGAVGIGIAVVMIFGMIFSMILCCAIRRSREMV, from the exons cttgCTGGAATCGCGGTCCTTGCCATTGGACTATGGCTCCGATTCGACTCTCAGACCAAGAGCATCTTCgagcaagaaaataataattccaGCTTCTACACAG gaGTTTATATTCTGATTGGAGCCGGTGCCCTCATAATGGTGGTGGGTTTCCTGGGCTGCTGTGGGGCTGTGCAGGAGTCCCAGTGCATGCTGGGATTG ttcttctgcttCCTGTTGGTGATATTTGCCATCGAAATTGCTGCAGCCATCTGGGGATATTCCCACAAAGATGAG GTGATTAAGGATATCCAGGAATTTTACAAGGACACCTACAACAAGCTGAAGACCAAGGACGAGCCCCAGCGGGAGACGCTGAAAGCCATCCACTATGCG CTGGACTGCTGTGGTATCGTTGGGGGAGTGGAACAGTTTATCTCGGACATCTGCCCCCAAAAGGATGTACTCTCAAGCTTCACAACGAAG CCCTGCCCTGAGGCCATCAAGGAGGTCTTCGACAACAAATTCCACATCATCGGCGCGGTGGGCATCGGGATTGCCGTGGTGATG atctttgggatgATCTTCAGTATGATTCTGTGCTGTGCCATCCGCAGGAGCCGAGAGATGGTCTAG